Genomic window (Juglans microcarpa x Juglans regia isolate MS1-56 chromosome 2S, Jm3101_v1.0, whole genome shotgun sequence):
attaaaaattaattttttaattattaaataaataaatacacaaacgGTCCAATTGAACGGATAAAGTAAGAGGACaaactaacatttttcaaaacgattactcTTTGGAACGAAAATTCCTATATTGTGAATTTAACGGCAGTCAATACTGTTTTGACACATCAGACCATAATAAACTCTTGTACTGCATCACAgcatatcaaaatcaaaactccCTCCTCACCCGTGTATGTGTTTCCCTTTTGTGAATACAGACCACACTTCGCACCGACCCAACCACCGCACGACGTATGGCCGTCACACTGGCATAGAAGCTCCAAACCAGCCCGGTGCAAAATCCTATTTTGGTTGGCATAAAACAAAACTCTGGTGTGACGGGCATCCAAGATTAATCTATAGAAAAACTCATTTTCTCTTCATAAAAGACTTAATAAGAAAAGTAAGAtaactccttataaaaattaagatgagtttatttttaagcTGCGGACTTCTCAGCATAATTCTTGATTTGAAACTCTTTATCCTGTGGACTTGAAACTCCCCCtctgaaatttataatttttttctcactcACTCAGCAATTACAAGACAATTCTTCCACCCAAATAATACCTGAAGCTTCAACCCTCTCGATTTTCTTGTAGCAGATGGATTTTGCCGCTAACAGACAAATATCAATGGCTTTTGAAAGCCCTTCTTGACAGTTAACCCATTTGCCTGAACCTACCCTGCCAAAACACCCAAACACATTTCCCCCTCATACACCTTCACCAAACATTGGCATTCATCAAGATTACAGtagattaaagaaagaaaacaacccACAAAAAAAACATCTCTTTTTGTTATAAATGTCGGAAAATCGTTTCTCAAATATTTCTCAAGAGGAAAAGCTAGCATTATCTTTTACTTGAAAGCATTGAAGGAagctttagagagagagagagagagagaggggaggggggagggaggACGGAAGTGAGGGACATAATTTTTTCCTCTATGCAGTGCGGTCCACCATTGAGAGGATGTGGAGTCTACGTGGCAGGAAATGACGCttactcaacttttttttaaggattttgtAAGGCTAGTTGTTACATGGAAAGGTCGGAATTTGGAACGATTGATAATGtgggtggagagagagagaaagatttACTAGTTTAACCTTTGTTAAGGCcctcttaattaattacaaagaaAACTGTTATTAGTCTGCATCATGAATATTGATACTATCCTAAAGTACTCGATTAAGGATCAGAAGAAATTCTTCTTCTTGGAAAGTGgattgattaattaaattatctGTGTATGAAGCATGAAAGAGATGTGCAGACAAAAGGATCAAGCTCTAATTATATTGCCCTGTTATTCGTAAAGCTTATGATCAAAAGccagatttaaaaaagttatttagtGAAAGTGGATTTACCAATTTAGAATGTGTGGAAGAGACGCGCAATATGaagaatgatatatatatatatatatatatatatatatatatatatgttgtatgtatATAAAGAATAGAAGCAAGCTGTGATCAGCTTCTTGTCATTCTTAGAGTAAAGGTTTTGTAAGCTTGTGTGATGTTCCATTTCTCGCATTATTTCTTGACAACTAATGAAACACaactctttttataatttttttaaaaatataattatgtgaaatttaaaattcaaacaagtAAGAAAACttgagattaaaaatttaatatttttttataaaatcatagtATCATATTGATTAGTCGTAAAAGTAAAATAGATGTCGAACCAACGAGCGTAAAATTGCAATGTTTTAAATTCCATTCTAGTAATCATTTTAGTTTAAGTACTATTAGAACAAAACATCTCGGTATCAGTGCATTTTGGTGTAATATGgttttaagattaattttatatagatttatataaaaactgataattaatataataaatacatgaatatgTAAGTATGCATAATGTGTGagtgagtgtatatatatagaagaattgacgatttataaaataaatatatgttgaaaaaattataaaaagtagaTATATTActgttaaaagataatattaaaaaataaaatactagagtcgagacaccaaaaaaaaaaaaaaacaaataaaagaatagataaactattaaaaataatgatatttacacAAATAAAGAATGAGGAGcatatttaaagtttttaaaaaattaaagttctATAAATAccttttagattttagaattaattaaatattatctagatttaaaatttacaaaaatgccatTAAAACAATTCAAATCAACAGAATAAGATCTGAAATGCCAAATTCTAACCAGAATAAATTCTAACCAGAATTTGATCAGGACGGACTGGAATTTGAAACAAAACAGAACGAGAAGTTAAAATGTATTAGATAGtacattgaaatgaaaaattccgGCCGAAATGATCGGAACAAAACGAAATTAAAAACTATGGGTAGAGGTGATAAATTTATCTCATAGCAACAAAACAACTTGCGGAGAAAGTGAGCACGCGTAcgcataaaataaaagaaacacaaACCGATCGAATTGGATCGGTTGGATCAATTTGAAGGGGGcattaatttttcattgatgTTAATCCTCCGTATAACCAATCGTCCTTATAATTTCAACCTTTCCTCGATGATCTGGCTCTATTATTGGGCAGTTGAGGGTTGTGACATGCAAATTCCAGcctttatattaattaacttcCAATATAGTATCCATTGCATAGAAATcccatcaaatccataaaataaaacagttcACATCCATTTTAGAGAAGACccaatttctttaattaatccTCAAGTAGCGAGCCAAAATCCCTTTATATATAGCATTTAGATACACTTTATAAACGAGATGTTTGGTGTCTCCCAAATGCTAATTAAATCCTAACTCTAGATCTCATTTAAGTCTTAATTATACCAAAGAAAGgtgatcatattatattaatacataATTCACTTGGGCAATCAATATAaactacaacaaataaaaaatatatatatcaaagaaCATTAAAAAAGGGTACAGGTCATTTTGCATAGCTAAAAAATCAGGCTCTTAATTTAGGTTTAATTACCAATCAACAAACGTCAACATTTAAAAGAGTGGGTAGGACTTTTATTTTGGATGGCTCGTGGGGAGCTCCCgctaatatattttgtgtttttttttaatcttttatatacatttttttaatactgttaaatatttttaaaaaataaaaaaatttacaaaatcattaaaaaatactttcaagtaaaaaaaatattttccatctcTCCTTATTCTTCGTTTGgtcaaatgataaaaattgaacATAGATTTATTGTTACAAAAGTATATAATTGTCAAACAAACTCCGGACATTTCCCTAACCGGCCGCAATAATCTTATATAGAGAAGTGTTACagcgataattttttttaataaaaattaacctacaaattaatattatacgttttattcactttatactaaaaataattttaaatttatttttataaaatatttttatgactaaaatatttataattttttttcaatttcaaggcTGTTCCCATAAAAAGTGGTAGATCATAGAACAGTACACCAAACCAAAAGCATTGAAAGatcaaccaaaaagaaaaaagaaaaaaaaaagtaaaggaatcGTAAAAGGTTTATAAAGAGGCGGATAGGCCTAAGTTGAGCGACCCGAGTACGGCCAAAATGAACAAAGATTAACCGGCTATTTAGGCatcgtttggatttaaaaataagttaaaatgaattgtaaataataataaaatgagttataaatagtaatgagatgagttataaatattaataagatttataaattaaaattgataaataataataaaataaattgagataaattaaaataaattgagataatttacGAATACATCTAGAGTCTTAAACTTTATTTATTGGTTAGTCTTATTGGCCTGCGCGACTACGTCCCTGTTATtccttgttttgttttgttggtgtctttctttttttgtgggCACCTCTGTTTTTCCTGTTAACTTCTCTTCCCGATCCCACCAATTACGTTTCTTTATTCCATTCCACCTCCCAAAGGCCAAAGCCCTCCAACGCagacttctctctctttctctctctcaacagtTTCTATCTTCAACTTGGTCACAACTCGAGACTTCACTCTTGACCCAGTAAATATCTGAAGGCGAAAGAAGCTTCAGTAGTTTAGGCTTATATTCCGATGATCAAATTGTGTGGGTTATCAGTTGATAAGGTACGTGGGTCTTCTTCAAGGTTTCGTGGGTTTTGGGAACTTTTGGAACTCTCGGAAactatttgtttgttttggttgaGAGGGTTATTGGATTTATAATGCTTTGTTGTTCTCTAGGAGGGACTGGCTTTTTTGGCTTTATGGGAGACAGCGTTTCAAGGAATTATGCTTGATTGTGTTGTTGGTTTGTTTGTGTTTCTTGGGTTTATAttgttttgttgttcttttggtGGGTTTGGCGTTATGAGTATGTGTAGGAGTTTAAGGGAAGATTATTTGATCCTTCTGGTTTTAGCTGTAGTTGTCTTAATGACAGAGGATAATATGGGAATTTTTAGTATTGAAAATATTGGTAATTATATGAAGTTGTCTGCTGATGAACATTTTGTGGATAGGTAGATTCTATTTTTGACGGTTGGATTtccatttttagtttttttttttttatacatggggGAGGGGGATTCGATCCTTGGTTCTCTTAGTGAGAAACCAAGGTCTTGCCAATTGGTCCAAAGGACCTCGGCAATTTCCATTTTTAGTTAGATGCTCATATTTCCgcaaagaaatataaaaatcattacaaTAAGTATATGATATTTCCTTATTGGGTAGTCATTGTGTACAGATCTTGTTTACAATATCCTTTAAGTTTGCATAATATATGTCTTCATCTTATGACAGTGAGCCTACACTACTCCCcctgaagatgttttcaaagTTGGAATTCCAAAAGAGACCAAAGAATGGTTAATAAGGCTGATTTGGTAATCATTGGTGTCTCAGTTGGTCTAGCCCTTGGAATTGTGATAGCTTCACTCATATTTTTTGGCATAAGGTGGTACAAAAAGCGAGCTCATCTTCGACGATGTGCAAATGAGCGTAGTATACCAAGTGCGACCCTTCCTATACGCACAAATGGGACAGGTACAAGCACTGACTTTAGTGCGTCTCTGACAAGTTCGATAGCCATACAGGGATCTAACAAACTTCCGAAAGGTTATTGGCCTTGGTGGAAACATCAGAATAAAGGTGGCTTTGTTTCTGCATCAGGCATACTTAGATACCCGTACAAGTATGTAGATTTTGAGCTTTGCTCGAGCTTGAATTTTATTATGGGGTATATGGACAATAGTTGATGTTGTATGCTTCCAAAGTCTTCCTTTTGTGGATGCTGCTTACTAGTAGAATTTATTGTATAACAACCGTGAATTAAATGACATCCACATATTTGCTTTTTGGCTTTTGGTTATGTTGGATGTCGAGAGGTTTTTGGGGTTTTTCTCACTCCGCGCGGGgggtgtgggggggggggggtgttccTGATTAGAGACTTGTCAAAGATAGAGAGAGGCAGTACTAGAAGGCAAACCTAGCTATATATAGTCTCTTGGTAGATTAGATTTGACTATCATGAGCAGTTAAGTAGTTTTTAAAAGCCTAGGTGCCTGTGAATTTAGCTACCGGTTGTCAGCATTAAACTCTAGTATCATCTGCTGTGCATTGTCTGCTGTGACAGTTTCTGCTGATGATCAGCAAGGGAAAATTTAGTCcgcctatttttattttattcgatGACCAAAGAGGTGAAGTTGAAAGGTTATTGGTTCTTAAATTTAGATCTTCTGaagtttataactatatatcaaattttgaaagcatTTAGGTGATAATGTTGTGTTACttgtaaaaaagaagaagattgatATGTTGTGCCATATGTATGATTTTTTAACCCATCATGCCTTCCAGGGATATTCAGAAAGCCACACAGAATTTTACAACCATTTTGGGACAAGGGTCATTTGGTCCAGTCTATAAAGCAACAATGCCTACCGGAGAAGTAGTAGCTGTGAAGGTGCTGGCTTCTGATTCCaaacagggagagagagaatttcaaaCAGAGGTAAGGGCTTGCTTGGTCTAGGAAGGACGGAGTTCTTTGATCTCTTAATATGTATGTTctgaacaaaattaaaaagagaaaaaatatttttcctaatatatttcatagatttttttaaatcttttcccttttctctaATCCACATGGACGCATGAAAGTTGAAAGAGAACTAAACTATTTCAAAAGTTCTACTAGTGGCATCAAGTTTAGTTGGAGACTGCATATCTGGACCTTCCTAATGGCCTTCCTAAAAATTCATAATGGCATTCTACGGGGATGGTGGTATTCATTGAGTTTAGTTAGAGACTGCATGTCtggagacttttttttttttttttccgagtgcattaattttttgtttgttactAGAGAGATCATGACAGTGTCATTAGTGTCATTAGATTTTTCTGTAAGTACACTTTTATGATTTACTAGTTTGGCCGTTGTATGCCGTTTTTCTCTTATGAGGGctatcataatttataaatggCTGTGTATATTGCAATTTTGATCATCCATAAAGCATGTTCAGTTTATCAAATTAGCTGGTTGATACAGGTTTCTGTGCTTGGAAGACTTCATCACAGGAATCTTGTGAATTTGGTAGGATATTGTGTTGACAAAGGACATCACATGTTAATTTATGAGTTCATGAGCAATGGGAGTTTGGCAAAGGTTCTATATGGTAAGCTCAGAACCCTGTTTAATATCCATCTcaagatttgttatttttgtggtgTTTGTCTGCTGGAAGACATGTACCCTACATGGGAAGAGGGTAGAGGTGTTTGTCTGCAGTATGAAATAGAGCTTTTCATAGTAGCGCTTTTAATTGTAGAGCTTTTCATAGTAGCGCTTTTAATTGGTAAATGTATAAAAAGTGCTTTAAGCACCTAAAAAAGGCTGAAAatccactttttaaaaaaaataaaaaataaaataaaattgaagctTTTGTTGAAAAGCTCTTGCGGATAAtgctatatttttaaaaaatcaccgTAACTAAATTTAAAAGCACTTTAGGTGCATGTTTACCAATTAAAGcttcaatttgatttttttaaaaaaagtggattttcagctttttttttatgtgcttgaagcactttttataaatttaccaaacagactattttttttctttaaaagagctTTTAGGCTGTTAAAAGcactttttaaaattccaaACTTAAATCCAAACAGGCACCAGAACTTCCCCCTGTTCTCGCTGGAATGGGTTTTCGGTTGTTCTTACTAAGAATCATTCTGATGTGCATTTGCCTAGGTCAAGAAGATCAGATTTTGAGTTGGAATGAAAGGCTTCAAATTGCTCTTGATATTTCACATGGGATTGAGTACCTTCATGAAGGGGTAAGTTGAATATTACGTTCtctgttttattattattatttttatccaagtgaatttttttattgtccATTCATATGAAAATTCTTGAACAGGCAGTCCCACCTGTAATCCATCGTGATTTGAAGTCTGCTAATATATTATTAGACAGCTCAATGAGAGCCAAGGTAAGCTAGCATGCAAAAACGTTCTATTAAATCCATTTGTATCTGAGATTCATTACTGTACTACCGAGATcagattttataattcttaGTTTTATCAAGAacaccccccctccccccgccCCGCCCCGGTTTGCTCAAGGTGCCAATTTTAAGAGCGTAAAACTGCTAATGCATATGAATAGGGAAACATGAAATAGAAAAACAGTAATAAAGAGAGAAGCAATGCACCACTTTTGTGGTCCTGAGACTggcattatatatttatatatatatatatatatatatatgcatggtagcATTATGTTTGTTACCATGACTTTTCAGTATCCTTTCTGTGGTTACCTTCAATTTGTAGGTTGCTGATTTTGGGTTGTCAAAGGAAGAGGTTTTTGATGGCCGGAATTCTGGCTTGAAAGGCACGTATGGATACATAGATCCAGTGTACATGTCAACAAACAAGTTCACAATGAAGAGTGATATCTACAGTTTTGGTATTATCATCTTTGAACTCATCACGGCCATCCACCCTCAACAAAACTTGATGGAATATATAAATCTTGTGAGTTATTAGCCCTTTGGAGTGCTACTTATATCTAATGATCTGCATTTGCAAACTCTCTAGCCATATAAACCtttattcatttcaatattttgttttaaggCCAACATGAGTCCAACTGGTGTCGACGAAATACTCGATAAAGAACTTGTTGGAGAATGCAGCCTTGAGGAAGTGAGGGGCCTCGCCGTTATTGCTCATAAATGTCTGCACAATCTACCAAGAAAGCGACCTGCAATAGGAGAAGTTTCCCAAACTATTTTGAAGATACAACAGAGGCGCCTTGCTAAAGTAGATACCATGTCTTTTGCGAGCAGAGATTTTTCACGAGCCACGAGCCGAATAGAGGATCAACAGCTGGAGTTAAGTCAGATGACTAGCTTGAAGGAGTGAGAGTAACGACTGCGaaattcatcttcttctttttctttttcgtttttttccctttcatatGTATCTCCTTTCCCCTCTGGGTGTTTCTTGAGTAATGCCAACTGACACGCCAAACGCAGATGCAGCAAATGATTAGTTAAAGACTAAAGAGTATTCCATCCTCAATGCAACTTTTTcgaacttttaaataaaatataaaaaaaatattattttttcaaaatttctaaacaaaaataatatttaaatcattttataataattttatttaatttttttttcttttctaaaattcaataaaacatcttaactaaaattatttcattactattcatagaattaTGAGATATTCTGAAAATGCTTTCACCTCAAATGAGCTCTAAATCTTCAGGTCCATCTGTTTTTTGCTTTGCCACAAACTACCAAAAATGCGTTCCGCTTTCAAATGTGtagtaatgttaggtacaagttttaaatagataaatttcataaaagtcatttgtaaaaaaatgaatcttactaataaagaataatttttttacgtgaagtctacttttttacaggGGCTTATATGTGACTTgtttatttgagacttgtacaaatcatttctctaaaatgtgtagtactatttattatcgttgtttcgttttttttttattatcgtTCTCATGCCATTTCATAATGTGgtatttaatttattacattttatttaggttgcgtttggtttCCAAATTAAGCCGAGTTTAGTtaaattcagtctaattttaagttg
Coding sequences:
- the LOC121252239 gene encoding calcium/calmodulin-regulated receptor-like kinase 2, whose product is MVNKADLVIIGVSVGLALGIVIASLIFFGIRWYKKRAHLRRCANERSIPSATLPIRTNGTGTSTDFSASLTSSIAIQGSNKLPKGYWPWWKHQNKGGFVSASGILRYPYKDIQKATQNFTTILGQGSFGPVYKATMPTGEVVAVKVLASDSKQGEREFQTEVSVLGRLHHRNLVNLVGYCVDKGHHMLIYEFMSNGSLAKVLYGQEDQILSWNERLQIALDISHGIEYLHEGAVPPVIHRDLKSANILLDSSMRAKVADFGLSKEEVFDGRNSGLKGTYGYIDPVYMSTNKFTMKSDIYSFGIIIFELITAIHPQQNLMEYINLANMSPTGVDEILDKELVGECSLEEVRGLAVIAHKCLHNLPRKRPAIGEVSQTILKIQQRRLAKVDTMSFASRDFSRATSRIEDQQLELSQMTSLKE